In a genomic window of Streptomyces pristinaespiralis:
- a CDS encoding LOG family protein — protein sequence MTTATPHDREIESLEEFDGAVARGSLAGHRVQSVDLTGRTAELLRTDTASAVFLGCPMEPDAAAKVRADGALVFPPVPDLPFDPYGGRLYSPDDLFQGLEDGGYESTPDALAYAWFQGTKADGDIFASMLRAVHDDSISDALDERLAGERVVGVMGGHAMGRGTDAYAGAALLGRELARAGFTVATGGGPGAMEAANLGAYAAPHPDGMLDDALLLLAKAPSFLPSVSDWAQAAFEVRHRWPRGGDSVGIPTWFYGHEPPNAFAGHIAKYFANATREDGLLASSNTGVIFLPGAAGTLQEIFDNATPNYYESRGGPTPMVLVDRHHWTDHLPAWPLLRSLARGRSMESRIALVDSVEEAPGALRRLLADAH from the coding sequence ATGACGACGGCCACCCCGCACGACCGCGAGATCGAGTCCCTGGAAGAGTTCGACGGCGCGGTCGCCCGCGGCTCGCTCGCCGGGCACCGCGTCCAGTCCGTGGACCTCACCGGGCGGACCGCCGAACTCCTCCGTACCGACACGGCCTCCGCCGTGTTCCTCGGCTGCCCCATGGAGCCCGACGCCGCCGCCAAGGTCCGCGCGGACGGCGCCCTCGTCTTCCCGCCGGTGCCCGATCTGCCCTTCGACCCGTACGGCGGCCGGCTCTACAGCCCCGACGACCTGTTCCAGGGCCTCGAGGACGGCGGTTACGAGTCGACGCCCGACGCCCTCGCCTACGCGTGGTTCCAGGGGACGAAGGCCGACGGCGACATCTTCGCCTCGATGCTCCGCGCCGTCCACGACGACTCGATCTCCGACGCCCTGGACGAACGCCTCGCCGGCGAGCGGGTCGTGGGCGTGATGGGCGGCCACGCGATGGGCCGCGGCACCGACGCGTACGCCGGCGCCGCGCTGCTGGGTCGCGAGCTCGCCCGTGCCGGATTCACGGTCGCCACCGGCGGCGGGCCGGGCGCGATGGAGGCCGCCAACCTGGGCGCGTACGCGGCACCGCACCCCGACGGGATGCTGGACGACGCGCTGCTGCTGCTCGCCAAGGCCCCGTCGTTCCTGCCGTCCGTCTCCGACTGGGCGCAGGCCGCGTTCGAGGTACGTCACCGCTGGCCGCGGGGCGGCGACTCCGTCGGCATCCCGACCTGGTTCTACGGCCACGAGCCGCCGAACGCCTTCGCCGGGCACATCGCCAAGTACTTCGCCAACGCGACCCGCGAGGACGGCCTGCTGGCCAGTTCGAACACGGGTGTCATCTTCCTGCCGGGCGCCGCAGGGACACTCCAGGAGATCTTCGACAACGCCACGCCGAACTACTACGAGTCGCGCGGCGGACCGACCCCGATGGTGCTCGTCGACCGTCACCACTGGACGGACCATCTGCCCGCGTGGCCGCTGCTGCGATCACTCGCGCGCGGCCGGTCGATGGAGTCGCGGATCGCCCTCGTCGACTCGGTCGAGGAGGCACCGGGCGCCCTGCGACGGCTGCTGGCGGACGCTCACTGA
- the rlmN gene encoding 23S rRNA (adenine(2503)-C(2))-methyltransferase RlmN: protein MPKPGELTFVAPRGAKKPPRHLADLTPAERKDAVASIGEKPFRAKQLSQHYFARYAHDPAQWTDIPAAAREKLATELLPDLMSVVRHISCDDDTTRKTLWRLHDGTLVESVLMRYPDRVTMCISSQAGCGMNCPFCATGQAGLDRNLSTAEIVHQIVDGMRALRDGEVPGGPARLSNIVFMGMGEPLANYKRVVGAIRRLTDPEPDGLGLSQRGITVSTVGLVPAMLRFADEGFKCRLAVSLHAPDDELRDTLVPVNTRWKVREVLDAAWEYAEKSGRRISIEYALIRDINDQAWRGDLLGRLLKGKRVHVNLIPLNPTPGSKWTASRPEDEKAFVEAIAAHGVPVTVRDTRGQEIDGACGQLAAQER from the coding sequence ATGCCCAAGCCCGGAGAACTCACATTCGTCGCGCCCCGCGGAGCCAAGAAGCCGCCGCGGCACCTTGCCGACCTCACGCCCGCCGAGCGCAAGGACGCCGTCGCCTCGATCGGCGAGAAGCCGTTCCGCGCCAAGCAGCTGTCCCAGCACTACTTCGCGCGGTACGCGCACGACCCCGCCCAGTGGACCGACATCCCGGCGGCCGCACGGGAGAAGCTCGCCACCGAGCTGCTGCCGGACCTGATGTCCGTGGTGCGGCACATCTCGTGCGACGACGACACCACCCGTAAGACGCTGTGGCGCCTGCACGACGGCACGCTGGTCGAGTCGGTGCTGATGCGCTACCCGGACCGGGTCACGATGTGCATCTCGTCGCAGGCCGGATGCGGGATGAACTGTCCCTTCTGCGCCACCGGTCAGGCCGGCCTCGACCGGAACCTGTCGACCGCCGAGATCGTGCACCAGATCGTCGACGGCATGCGGGCCCTGCGCGACGGCGAGGTGCCCGGAGGGCCGGCCCGGCTGTCCAACATCGTCTTCATGGGCATGGGCGAGCCGCTCGCGAACTACAAGAGGGTGGTCGGGGCGATCCGCCGTCTCACCGACCCCGAGCCGGACGGTCTGGGGCTCTCGCAGCGCGGGATCACGGTCTCGACCGTCGGCCTGGTCCCGGCGATGCTCCGGTTCGCGGACGAGGGCTTCAAGTGCCGTCTCGCCGTGTCGCTGCACGCCCCCGACGACGAGCTGCGCGACACCCTGGTCCCGGTCAACACCCGCTGGAAGGTCCGCGAGGTCCTCGACGCCGCCTGGGAGTACGCGGAGAAGTCGGGCCGCCGGATCTCGATCGAGTACGCGCTGATCCGCGACATCAACGACCAGGCCTGGCGCGGCGACCTCCTCGGCCGGCTGCTGAAGGGCAAGAGGGTCCATGTGAACCTCATCCCGCTCAACCCGACGCCCGGCTCGAAGTGGACCGCCTCGCGTCCCGAGGACGAGAAGGCGTTCGTGGAGGCCATCGCCGCGCACGGTGTGCCGGTCACGGTCCGGGACACCCGCGGTCAGGAGATCGACGGCGCCTGCGGGCAGCTGGCGGCGCAGGAGCGGTGA
- a CDS encoding phosphatidate cytidylyltransferase, whose product MNDSSWGAPHGAGYAGAWPPPDQGPLPAGPAYEGRDAQHTRPMPVVPDFPDAGRDAEDHSGGEHREDRDQGAARPGGPLFRDEMPQEPMPTPPPSGDPTPQPSARPGPPQKKRAGRDLRAAIGVGVGLGAVIVVSLFLVKAVFVGVIAVAVVVGLWELTSRLEERKQIKAPLVPLAVGGAAMVVAGYVRGAEGAWVAMALTALAVLVWRMTERPEGYLRDVTAGVFAAFYVPFLATFVALMLTADDGPERVITFLLLTVVSDTGAYAVGWRFGKHKLAPRISPGKTREGLLGAVSFAMAAGALCMQFLIDGGTWWQGLLIGLAVAVSATLGDLGESMIKRDLGIKDMGTLLPGHGGIMDRLDSLLPTAPVVWLLLVLFVGSG is encoded by the coding sequence ATGAACGACTCTTCCTGGGGGGCCCCGCACGGCGCCGGATACGCCGGAGCATGGCCGCCGCCCGACCAGGGGCCCCTCCCGGCGGGTCCCGCATACGAAGGGCGCGACGCGCAGCACACGCGTCCCATGCCCGTCGTGCCGGATTTTCCCGACGCAGGTAGAGACGCCGAGGACCACAGCGGCGGCGAACACCGCGAGGACCGTGACCAGGGGGCCGCTCGGCCGGGCGGCCCCCTGTTCCGCGACGAGATGCCGCAGGAGCCCATGCCCACCCCGCCGCCGTCGGGCGACCCCACTCCGCAGCCCTCCGCCCGGCCCGGACCCCCGCAGAAGAAGCGGGCGGGCCGGGACCTTCGCGCGGCGATAGGGGTCGGGGTCGGGCTCGGCGCGGTGATCGTGGTCTCTCTGTTCCTGGTCAAGGCCGTCTTCGTCGGCGTGATCGCCGTCGCCGTGGTCGTCGGCCTGTGGGAGCTGACCTCCCGGCTCGAGGAACGCAAGCAGATCAAGGCTCCCCTCGTCCCCCTCGCGGTGGGCGGCGCGGCGATGGTCGTCGCCGGCTACGTCCGCGGGGCGGAGGGCGCATGGGTGGCGATGGCGCTCACGGCGCTCGCGGTCCTCGTGTGGCGGATGACGGAGCGGCCGGAAGGCTATCTGCGGGACGTCACGGCCGGCGTGTTCGCCGCCTTCTACGTCCCCTTCCTGGCGACCTTCGTCGCGCTGATGCTGACGGCGGACGACGGTCCGGAGCGGGTGATCACCTTCCTGCTGCTCACGGTGGTCAGCGACACCGGCGCGTACGCGGTCGGCTGGCGCTTCGGCAAGCACAAGCTCGCGCCGCGCATCAGCCCCGGCAAGACCCGCGAAGGGCTCCTCGGCGCGGTGTCGTTCGCGATGGCCGCGGGGGCGCTGTGCATGCAGTTCCTCATCGACGGCGGCACCTGGTGGCAGGGTCTGCTGATCGGCCTCGCGGTCGCCGTCAGTGCCACGCTGGGCGACCTCGGCGAGTCGATGATCAAGCGGGACCTCGGCATCAAGGACATGGGCACGCTGCTTCCCGGACACGGCGGCATCATGGACCGGCTGGACTCCCTGCTGCCCACGGCACCGGTGGTCTGGCTGCTGCTGGTGCTCTTCGTGGGATCGGGCTGA
- a CDS encoding ABC transporter ATP-binding protein, which translates to MALLELAGVTVRFGPRTALDAVDLHVAEHEIVCLLGPSGSGKSTLLRVVAGLQGADAGRVLLGGADQARVPVHRRGVGLMFQDHQLFPQRDVGGNVAFGLRMHGADRGEQVRRTEELLQLVGLPGARRRSVAALSGGEQQRVALARALAPEPRLLMLDEPLGQLDRGLRERLVVELRDLFGRLGTTALAVTHDQGEAFALADRVVVMREGRIAQAGTPLEVWQRPASAFVARFLGFDNVMAATVEGTAAHTEWGKVPVPDGSPQGARTVLVRPDGVRLTDPSEGLRCTVESRTFRGSHVAVRLRPEEGPPLEAECSLGKAPALGTAVGVVFAADEVVVLGPDAPQ; encoded by the coding sequence ATGGCGTTGCTGGAACTGGCGGGCGTGACCGTACGGTTCGGTCCGCGCACCGCTCTGGACGCGGTGGACCTCCACGTCGCCGAGCACGAGATCGTGTGCCTTCTCGGACCGAGCGGCAGCGGCAAGTCGACGCTGCTGCGCGTGGTCGCCGGGCTCCAGGGTGCCGACGCGGGGCGGGTGCTGCTCGGCGGCGCCGACCAGGCGCGCGTACCGGTGCACCGGCGCGGGGTGGGGCTGATGTTCCAGGACCATCAGCTGTTCCCGCAGCGGGACGTCGGCGGCAACGTCGCCTTCGGCCTGCGGATGCACGGTGCCGATCGCGGGGAACAGGTCCGCCGGACCGAGGAGTTGCTACAGCTGGTCGGCCTGCCGGGTGCCCGGCGGAGGTCCGTCGCCGCCCTGTCCGGCGGCGAGCAGCAGCGTGTCGCCCTCGCCAGGGCGCTGGCGCCGGAGCCGAGACTGCTGATGCTCGACGAGCCGCTCGGCCAGCTGGACCGTGGTCTTCGGGAGCGGCTCGTCGTCGAACTGCGCGACCTCTTCGGGCGGCTGGGCACGACGGCGCTCGCCGTCACCCACGACCAGGGCGAAGCCTTCGCGCTGGCCGACCGCGTCGTCGTCATGCGGGAGGGCAGGATCGCGCAGGCAGGGACCCCGCTGGAGGTCTGGCAGCGGCCCGCGTCCGCGTTCGTGGCCCGCTTCCTCGGTTTCGACAACGTCATGGCGGCGACCGTCGAGGGCACCGCCGCGCACACCGAGTGGGGGAAGGTGCCGGTGCCGGACGGGTCCCCCCAAGGGGCGCGGACGGTGCTCGTACGACCCGACGGTGTGCGGCTCACCGACCCCTCGGAGGGCCTGCGGTGCACGGTCGAGTCCCGCACCTTCCGCGGGAGCCATGTCGCCGTGCGGCTGCGCCCGGAGGAGGGGCCCCCGCTGGAGGCGGAGTGCTCCCTCGGGAAGGCCCCGGCCCTGGGCACCGCGGTGGGCGTGGTGTTCGCCGCCGACGAGGTGGTGGTGCTCGGACCGGACGCCCCTCAGTGA
- the tsf gene encoding translation elongation factor Ts has protein sequence MANYTAADVKKLRELTGAGMMDCKKALDEAEGNVDKAVEALRIKGQKGVAKREGRSAENGAVVSLIADDNTSGVLVELKCETDFVAKGDKFQVVAGALAAHVAKTSPADLEALLASEIEPGKTVQAYVDEANANLGEKIVLDRFAQFSGAYVAAYMHRTMPDLPPQIGVLVELDKANAELAKGVAQHIAAFAPKYLSREDVPAEVVEAERRVAEETTRAEGKPEAALPKIVEGRVNGFFKEATLLGQPYALDNKKSVQQILDEAGVALKRFTRIKVGI, from the coding sequence ATGGCGAACTACACCGCCGCTGACGTCAAGAAGCTCCGCGAGCTCACCGGCGCCGGCATGATGGACTGCAAGAAGGCGCTGGACGAGGCCGAAGGCAACGTCGACAAGGCCGTCGAGGCCCTGCGCATCAAGGGCCAGAAGGGCGTCGCCAAGCGCGAGGGCCGTTCCGCCGAGAACGGTGCCGTCGTCTCCCTCATCGCCGACGACAACACCTCCGGTGTCCTCGTCGAGCTGAAGTGCGAGACGGACTTCGTCGCCAAGGGTGACAAGTTCCAGGTCGTCGCCGGTGCGCTCGCCGCGCACGTCGCCAAGACCTCCCCGGCCGACCTCGAGGCGCTGCTCGCCTCCGAGATCGAGCCCGGCAAGACCGTCCAGGCGTACGTCGACGAGGCCAACGCCAACCTCGGCGAGAAGATCGTCCTGGACCGCTTCGCGCAGTTCTCCGGCGCGTACGTCGCCGCCTACATGCACCGCACCATGCCCGACCTGCCCCCGCAGATCGGTGTCCTGGTCGAGCTGGACAAGGCGAACGCCGAGCTCGCCAAGGGCGTCGCCCAGCACATCGCCGCCTTCGCGCCGAAGTACCTCTCCCGCGAGGACGTCCCGGCCGAGGTCGTCGAGGCCGAGCGCCGCGTCGCCGAGGAGACCACCCGCGCCGAGGGCAAGCCCGAGGCCGCGCTCCCGAAGATCGTCGAGGGTCGCGTCAACGGCTTCTTCAAGGAGGCAACCCTCCTCGGCCAGCCGTACGCGCTCGACAACAAGAAGTCCGTCCAGCAGATTCTGGACGAGGCCGGCGTCGCCCTGAAGCGCTTCACGCGCATCAAGGTCGGCATCTGA
- the rpsB gene encoding 30S ribosomal protein S2, translating into MAVVTMRELLESGVHFGHQTRRWNPKMKRFIFTERNGIYIIDLLQSLSYIDRAYEFVKETVAHGGSIMFVGTKKQAQEAIAEQATRVGMPYVNQRWLGGMLTNFSTVYKRLQRLKELEQIDFEDVAASGLTKKELLVLSREKAKLEKTLGGIREMQKVPSAVWIVDTKKEHIAVGEARKLHIPVVAILDTNCDPDEVDYKIPGNDDAIRSVTLLTRVIADAVAEGLIARSGVATGDSKPGEKAAGEPLAEWERDLLEGEKKADSEDAAEAKPAEAADEAPAADAAEAPAAEAEKPADAEQA; encoded by the coding sequence ATGGCCGTCGTCACGATGCGGGAGCTGCTGGAGAGCGGCGTCCACTTCGGTCACCAGACCCGTCGTTGGAACCCGAAGATGAAGCGATTCATCTTCACGGAGCGCAACGGCATCTACATCATCGACCTGCTCCAGTCGCTGTCGTACATCGACCGCGCCTACGAGTTCGTCAAGGAGACCGTCGCGCACGGCGGCTCCATCATGTTCGTCGGCACCAAGAAGCAGGCCCAGGAGGCCATCGCCGAGCAGGCGACGCGCGTCGGCATGCCGTACGTCAACCAGCGCTGGCTGGGTGGCATGCTCACCAACTTCTCCACCGTCTACAAGCGTCTGCAGCGCCTCAAGGAGCTCGAGCAGATCGACTTCGAGGACGTGGCCGCCTCCGGCCTCACCAAGAAGGAGCTCCTGGTCCTCTCGCGTGAGAAGGCCAAGCTGGAGAAGACCCTTGGTGGTATCCGCGAGATGCAGAAGGTGCCCAGCGCCGTCTGGATCGTCGACACCAAGAAGGAGCACATCGCCGTCGGTGAGGCGCGCAAGCTCCACATCCCGGTCGTCGCGATCCTCGACACCAACTGCGACCCCGACGAGGTCGACTACAAGATCCCGGGCAACGACGACGCGATCCGCTCCGTCACCCTGCTCACCCGCGTGATCGCCGACGCCGTCGCCGAGGGCCTCATCGCCCGCTCCGGCGTCGCCACCGGCGACTCCAAGCCGGGCGAGAAGGCCGCCGGCGAGCCGCTCGCCGAGTGGGAGCGGGACCTCCTCGAGGGCGAGAAGAAGGCCGACTCCGAGGACGCTGCCGAGGCCAAGCCGGCCGAGGCCGCTGACGAGGCTCCGGCTGCCGACGCTGCGGAGGCTCCGGCCGCCGAGGCGGAGAAGCCGGCGGACGCCGAGCAGGCCTGA
- a CDS encoding ABC transporter permease: MAGPVAFFAVFFAYPVAAIVGRGLHADGVWQFGRFGEVLGRPDIRDVLWFTTWQALASTALTLLIALPGAYVFARLDFPGKRLLRAVVTVPFVLPTVVVGTAFLALLGRGGLLDELWGIRLDTTVWAILLAHVFFNYAVVVRTVGGLWQQLDPRQEEAARVLGAGRLAAWRRVTLPALVPSVAAAALMVFLFTFTSFGVVQILGGPAFSTLEVEIYRQTAEFLDLPTAAVLTLVQFLAVGAVLAVHAWTVRRRESALRLVDPARTARRPHGAVQWLLLGGVLTTVVVLLLVPLAVLVERSFDTPAGYGFGYYRKLGTVDPSGGVFLVPPIDAVWNSLRYALAATAISVVVGGLAAAALTRRAGRLVRGFDALLMLPLGVSAVTVGFGFLITLDEPPLDLRASWILVPLAQALVGVPFVVRTMLPVLRAVDERLREAAAVLGASPLRAWREVDLPLVRRALAMAAGFAFAVSLGEFGATVFIARPDNPTLPVAVARLLGRPGELNYGQAMALSTILMVVCAVALLLLERVRDRSTSEEF; encoded by the coding sequence ATGGCCGGCCCTGTCGCGTTCTTCGCCGTCTTCTTCGCCTACCCCGTCGCCGCGATCGTCGGACGCGGCCTCCACGCCGACGGAGTCTGGCAGTTCGGCCGGTTCGGCGAGGTGCTGGGCCGGCCGGACATCCGCGACGTGCTCTGGTTCACCACCTGGCAGGCCCTGGCGTCCACGGCACTGACCCTGCTGATCGCGCTGCCCGGCGCGTACGTGTTCGCCCGGCTCGATTTTCCCGGGAAGCGGCTGCTGCGCGCGGTGGTCACCGTGCCGTTCGTGCTGCCGACCGTCGTCGTCGGTACGGCGTTCCTCGCGCTGCTGGGGCGCGGCGGACTCCTCGACGAGCTGTGGGGGATCCGGCTGGACACCACGGTGTGGGCCATCCTCCTCGCGCACGTCTTCTTCAACTACGCCGTCGTCGTACGCACCGTCGGCGGCCTGTGGCAGCAGCTCGACCCCCGTCAGGAGGAGGCCGCACGGGTGCTGGGCGCGGGGCGCCTGGCCGCCTGGCGCCGGGTGACGCTGCCCGCGCTGGTGCCCTCGGTCGCCGCGGCCGCCCTCATGGTCTTCCTCTTCACCTTCACCTCCTTCGGTGTCGTGCAGATCCTCGGCGGCCCCGCCTTCTCCACCCTCGAGGTGGAGATCTACCGGCAGACCGCCGAGTTCCTCGACCTGCCGACGGCGGCCGTGCTGACGCTGGTGCAGTTCCTGGCGGTCGGTGCGGTGCTGGCCGTGCATGCCTGGACGGTGCGGCGGCGGGAGAGCGCGCTGCGGCTCGTCGACCCGGCGCGCACCGCGCGACGGCCGCACGGCGCTGTTCAGTGGCTGCTGCTCGGCGGCGTCCTCACCACGGTGGTGGTGCTGCTCCTGGTGCCGCTCGCGGTGCTGGTCGAGCGCTCCTTCGACACCCCGGCCGGTTACGGATTCGGCTACTACCGGAAACTGGGCACCGTGGACCCGTCCGGCGGCGTGTTCCTCGTGCCGCCGATCGACGCCGTGTGGAACTCGCTGCGCTACGCCCTGGCGGCGACCGCCATCTCGGTCGTCGTCGGCGGCCTCGCCGCGGCCGCCCTCACCCGCCGTGCGGGCAGGCTGGTCCGGGGCTTCGACGCCCTGCTCATGCTGCCGCTCGGTGTCTCCGCCGTGACCGTCGGCTTCGGCTTCCTCATCACGCTCGACGAACCGCCGCTGGACCTGCGGGCCTCCTGGATCCTGGTGCCGCTCGCCCAGGCGCTGGTCGGTGTGCCCTTCGTCGTCCGCACGATGCTGCCCGTGCTGCGCGCCGTCGACGAACGCCTGCGGGAGGCGGCGGCCGTCCTCGGCGCGTCACCGCTGAGGGCGTGGCGGGAGGTCGATCTGCCGCTGGTGCGCCGGGCGCTCGCGATGGCCGCCGGGTTCGCGTTCGCCGTCTCCCTCGGTGAGTTCGGCGCGACCGTCTTCATCGCCCGGCCCGACAATCCGACGCTGCCCGTGGCCGTCGCACGGCTGCTGGGACGGCCCGGGGAGCTCAACTACGGGCAGGCGATGGCGCTGAGCACCATCTTGATGGTGGTGTGCGCGGTGGCGCTGCTGCTGCTCGAACGCGTCCGTGACCGGTCCACCTCCGAGGAGTTCTGA
- the pyrH gene encoding UMP kinase, whose amino-acid sequence MNQGAAQSDDNHGKKSGRFMLKLSGEAFAGGGGLGVDPDVVHAIAREIAAVVRDGAEIAVVIGGGNFFRGAELQQRGMDRARSDYMGMLGTVMNCLALQDFLEKEGIDSRVQTAITMGQVAEPYIPLRAVRHLEKGRVVIFGAGMGMPYFSTDTTAAQRALEIDAEALLMGKNGVDGVYDSDPKTNADAVKFDALEYGEVLSRNLKVADATAITLCRDNALPILVFELLAEGNIARAVKGEKIGTLVSDRGTRA is encoded by the coding sequence ATGAATCAGGGCGCCGCACAAAGCGACGACAACCACGGCAAGAAGTCCGGACGCTTCATGCTGAAGCTGTCCGGCGAGGCCTTCGCCGGAGGAGGGGGTCTGGGCGTCGACCCCGACGTCGTACACGCAATCGCCCGCGAGATCGCCGCGGTCGTACGCGACGGGGCAGAGATCGCGGTCGTCATCGGCGGAGGCAACTTCTTCCGCGGGGCCGAGCTCCAGCAGCGCGGCATGGACCGGGCCCGCTCGGACTACATGGGCATGCTCGGCACCGTCATGAACTGCCTCGCCCTCCAGGACTTCCTGGAGAAGGAAGGCATCGACTCGCGTGTCCAGACCGCCATCACGATGGGCCAGGTCGCCGAGCCGTACATCCCGCTGCGCGCCGTGCGCCACCTGGAGAAGGGCCGCGTCGTCATCTTCGGCGCCGGTATGGGCATGCCCTACTTCTCCACCGACACCACCGCCGCCCAGCGGGCCCTCGAGATCGACGCGGAAGCGCTGCTCATGGGCAAGAACGGTGTCGACGGTGTCTACGACTCCGACCCCAAGACCAATGCGGACGCGGTCAAGTTCGACGCGCTCGAGTACGGCGAGGTGCTGTCGCGCAACCTCAAGGTCGCCGACGCCACGGCGATCACGCTCTGCCGTGACAACGCCCTGCCGATCCTCGTCTTCGAGCTCCTCGCCGAGGGCAATATCGCCCGGGCCGTCAAGGGTGAGAAGATCGGCACGCTCGTGAGCGACCGGGGCACCCGAGCCTGA
- the frr gene encoding ribosome recycling factor, producing the protein MIEETLLEAEEKMEKAVLVAKDDFAAIRTGRAHPAMFNKIVADYYGALTPINQLASFSVPEPRMAVVTPFDKTALRNIEQAIRDSDLGVNPSNDGNIIRVVFPELTQDRRKEYIKVAKTKAEDAKISIRSVRRKAKETIDKLIKDGEVGEDEGRRAEKELDDTTAKYVAQVDELLKHKEAELLEV; encoded by the coding sequence GTGATCGAAGAGACCCTCCTCGAGGCCGAGGAGAAGATGGAGAAGGCCGTCCTGGTCGCCAAGGATGACTTCGCCGCGATCCGCACCGGACGTGCGCACCCGGCGATGTTCAACAAGATCGTGGCGGACTACTACGGTGCACTGACCCCGATCAACCAGCTGGCCTCGTTCTCGGTTCCCGAGCCGCGGATGGCCGTCGTCACGCCGTTCGACAAGACCGCTCTGCGCAACATCGAGCAGGCGATCCGCGACTCCGACCTGGGCGTCAACCCGAGCAACGACGGCAACATCATCCGTGTGGTGTTCCCGGAGCTCACCCAGGACCGCCGCAAGGAGTACATCAAGGTCGCCAAGACCAAGGCGGAGGACGCCAAGATCTCGATCCGCTCCGTGCGCCGCAAGGCCAAGGAGACGATCGACAAGCTGATCAAGGACGGCGAGGTCGGCGAGGACGAGGGCCGCCGCGCGGAGAAGGAGCTCGACGACACCACCGCGAAGTACGTCGCGCAGGTGGACGAGCTGCTCAAGCACAAGGAAGCCGAGCTGCTCGAGGTCTGA
- a CDS encoding thiamine ABC transporter substrate-binding protein produces MNSQLRRAVRTALVGAVGVCVLAACGGESKDKDPSGGASGPKTVTLVSHDSFAASDAVLKEFTARTGYTVKVLKSGDAGTALNKEILTKGSPQGDVFFGVDNTLLSRALDNDLFTPYEAKGLDQVAQEVQLDAGKHRVTPVDTGDICVNYDKKFFADKKLAPPRTFADLAKPEYKNMLVVENAATSSPGLGFLLGTIGEYGESGWQGYWNKLKDNGVKVVDGWEQAYNEEFSGSAGGKKAGADRPLVVSYASSPPVEVLYSEPQPAQAPTGVATGTCFRQIEFAGLLTGAKNEAGGKALLDFLISKKFQEDMPLNMFVNPVVEDAKLPELFTKHGAVVEKPETVAADTIAKNREQWVRSWSSLVVK; encoded by the coding sequence ATGAACAGCCAGCTTCGGCGTGCCGTCCGCACGGCACTCGTCGGCGCCGTCGGCGTCTGCGTCCTCGCGGCGTGCGGCGGGGAGTCCAAGGACAAGGACCCGTCCGGCGGGGCGAGCGGCCCGAAGACCGTGACGCTCGTCAGCCATGACTCCTTTGCGGCGTCCGACGCCGTGCTGAAGGAGTTCACCGCGCGGACCGGCTACACGGTCAAGGTGCTCAAGAGCGGCGACGCGGGCACCGCGCTCAACAAGGAGATCCTGACCAAGGGCTCCCCGCAGGGCGACGTCTTCTTCGGCGTGGACAACACCCTGCTGTCCCGCGCGCTCGACAACGACCTCTTCACGCCGTACGAGGCCAAGGGCCTCGACCAGGTCGCGCAGGAGGTCCAGCTCGACGCCGGCAAGCACCGCGTGACGCCCGTCGACACCGGCGACATCTGCGTCAACTACGACAAGAAGTTCTTCGCCGACAAGAAGCTCGCGCCGCCGCGGACCTTCGCCGACCTGGCGAAGCCCGAGTACAAGAACATGCTGGTCGTCGAGAACGCCGCGACGTCCTCGCCCGGCCTCGGCTTCCTCCTCGGCACCATCGGCGAGTACGGCGAGTCGGGCTGGCAGGGCTACTGGAACAAGCTCAAGGACAACGGCGTCAAGGTCGTCGACGGCTGGGAGCAGGCGTACAACGAGGAGTTCTCCGGCTCCGCCGGCGGCAAGAAGGCGGGGGCCGACCGCCCGCTCGTCGTCTCGTACGCCTCCAGCCCGCCGGTCGAGGTCCTGTACTCCGAGCCGCAGCCCGCCCAGGCGCCCACCGGTGTCGCCACCGGCACCTGCTTCCGCCAGATCGAGTTCGCGGGCCTGCTGACGGGTGCGAAGAACGAGGCGGGCGGCAAGGCGCTGCTGGACTTCCTGATCAGCAAGAAGTTCCAGGAGGACATGCCGCTGAACATGTTCGTCAACCCGGTGGTCGAGGACGCGAAGCTGCCGGAGCTCTTCACCAAGCACGGTGCGGTGGTCGAGAAGCCCGAGACCGTCGCCGCGGACACCATCGCGAAGAACCGTGAGCAGTGGGTCCGGTCGTGGTCCTCGCTCGTCGTGAAGTAA